TAGTCCGATCCTGTATCTTCTTTTCTGTAATCATAGGTATTGACCTGATAGAACGGGAAGTTTTCTTTAGGTCTTTCTACAATTTCAAAGTATAGTTTTTTTTCATTTTCAGACAGTTTATTGTAAAGATTTACATAATAAATATCTGAAAGCTTTTTATTCTGTTGATTGAAAAACTGAAGAATATCCTTCTCTTTTTCATTATAACTGAAAGGATATGGGTAATATTCCCCATCAATTTCTACATCTTTTTCGGACTTCTGTGATACGGGCTGAACCACTTCTCCTTTGGCATTCATAATACCCCATGTTCCGCCAACGATAGATTTATGCTCGTCTTCTGTTTTCTCCCAGTCGCAGCCGTCACAGAAAGAGGCGTATCCATAGTTGAAGGGTGATACAAAATCATGTTCTGCGGCAATGATTGTTTTCCCGTTTCTGTCAGCAAACCCTATCTTCCCGTTTTTAACAAGCCTCCTTAGTCCTTCAGAAAAATAATCTGCTCCGTTATCGTAAAGGAAAGGTCTGTATAGGAAATTCCCTTTTCTGTCATAGACATATCCCCATTCGTTTTTCTGACGCTGTTCGCCTTTTTTTTCACCATCGAAATAGATTGTTTCTCCTTTTACA
This region of Chryseobacterium vaccae genomic DNA includes:
- a CDS encoding WG repeat-containing protein, with the translated sequence MKKILLTILLAPIITLSQEKEALQYFKSKDSLVGVKNKAGKIIIPAQFRVYSDLKDGEPVKGETIYFDGEKKGEQRQKNEWGYVYDRKGNFLYRPFLYDNGADYFSEGLRRLVKNGKIGFADRNGKTIIAAEHDFVSPFNYGYASFCDGCDWEKTEDEHKSIVGGTWGIMNAKGEVVQPVSQKSEKDVEIDGEYYPYPFSYNEKEKDILQFFNQQNKKLSDIYYVNLYNKLSENEKKLYFEIVERPKENFPFYQVNTYDYRKEDTGSDYRFKFTVSEDGKTVYAVDYDEKLPFEKWLKKETKAAEKFQKEHPDNPNKIK